GTGGAGGTCGGTGGACCCGCGCTCCACGTCCCTCACCTCCTGCGGGTCCTCACCCTTCGGGCGCGCCGTGTTCCAGAACCCGCTCGATCCGGCGGTCCGGGATCAGCCACATCAGGGCCACGGCGACCAGGGCCGCGCCGGAGACCCACACGCCCCACCCGCCCAGCAGCGGCGCGACGATGGCGATCACGTACCCGGCCAGCGAGAGGTTGCCCTTCATGTCGGTGCCCACGGCGTCGGCCAGCAGGTGATTCTGCTCGCCCGCCGCAATGATCGTCCGCACCAAAATGGTGTAGGCCGCGCCCGCCATGATCGCCACGACGCCGTACGCGGTCATGGGTTCGCGCGCGAAGTGCGTTTCGCCCGCCCAGCCGGACACGAAGGGGAACAGCGACAGCCAGAACAGCAGGTGCAGGTTGGCCCACAGCACCGCGCCCGTCACGCGCCGCACGGTGTGCATCAGGTGGTGGTGGTTGTTCCAGTAGATGCCCACGTAGATGAAGCTGATCACGTACGCGGCCACCTTCGGCCACAGCTGCGCGATCTCGCCCCACTCGTGGCCCTCGGGCACCCGCAGTTCCAGCACCATGATCGTGATGATGATGGCCAGCACTCCGTCGCTGAACGCCTCCATGCGTGATTTCGTCATCATGCGCGTGCCCCCTGCTGTCCAGCATAGGGGGCGGGCGCGCGGCCCCACCATTCGGCCAGGCCGTACGCTGGAGCATGCCCGCCGAAGAGCTGCTCCTCGCGCCGAACGGCCGCGTGCCCAACAGTGCCCTGCCCGTCCGTGTCTACCGCGCCGCGCTGAAGGACAGGTCACCGGAGCGAATCGGGGCGCACCTGGCCGCACGTGAGTGGACGAACAGCTGGCAGAACGGCATCTATCCGTACCACCACTACCACTCGACCGCCCACGAGGTGCTGGTGATCGCGCGCGGGCACGTGACCGTCACGCTGGGCGGCGAGGGCGGCCCACACCTGGCGCTGGCGGCCGGAGACGTGCTCCTGCTTCCCGCCGGCACGGGGCACCGGCGCGACAGCGGCAGCGACGACTTGCTGGTGGTGGGCGCGTACGCGGGCGGCCGGGCGTGGGACACCTGCCGCCCCGAGCAGACGGACCCGGACGCGGCGCGGGAGCGGACCGCGCGGGTGCCGCTGTGGACGCACGAGCCCGCCGGATGACCACCCTGGCGGATCACGTCGCGTTCCTGCTCGCCTGCGACCGCCTGAAGGCCGTGACGCGCAGCACATACCTGCACGACGGCAGTCGCCCCGAAAACAGCGCCGAGCACTCGTGGCACGCCGCGCTGATGGCCGTGACGCTCGCGGAGCACGCGCCCGCCGGCACCGACGTGAACCGCGTGGTCCGGCTGCTGCTGGTCCATGACCTCGTGGAGATCCACGCGGGCAACCTGCACTTCGCCGCGCCCGAGGCCGAGCACGCCGCGCAGGCGCAGGCCGAGGAGCAGGCCGCACACGCGCTGTACGGCCTGCTGCCCGAGGCCCAGCGTGCCGAGTTCCACGCCCTGCGCGCCGAGTTCGAGGCCCGCGCCACCCCCGAAGCCCGCTTCGCCCGCGCGCTGGACGCGCTCCAGCCCGTGCTGCTCACGTGGGGCGGGGACGGCCTGGGCTGCGCCGCGCGGGAGCCTGACCTCACGGCAGCGCGTGTGCTGCGGCTCAAGGAGGGCGCGCTACGGGACTTTCCGGCGCTGTGGACGCTGGCGCAGGACGTCGTGGCGCGGGCGGTGGCGTCCGGCACCCTGCCGGCGTGACGGGAGTAGATTCGGAGCACCACACGTCCACGCGTCCGGTCCGGGGTCTGCCCGGCGTCCACCCTCCATTCGAGTGAGGTTTCCAGATGACGCAACCCGCACCACGGCCCGCCGCTCCCGTCCGCCCGGTCGTCAACGACTTCACCATCAACGTGGCGACCGTGAACGGCAGCGGCTCGCAGACCTCGAACGCCACGCTGGTCGACGCGCTGTTCCACATGGGCATCCCGGTGAACGCGAAGAACATCTTCCCCAGCAACATCAAGGGCCTGCCGACGTGGTACTCGATCCGCGTGAGCGGTGACGGCTACACCGCCCGGCGCGACCACGCCGAGGTGCTGGTGGCCTTCAACGCCAAGACCCTCGACCAGGACCTGCGCGAGCTGCCCACGGGCGGCGTGATGTTCTACCCGGACCACCTGAAGCCCAGCGCGCCGCGCGACGACGTGAGCATGTACCCGCTGCCCGTGAACGCCATCATGAAAGAGCAGAACGTGGACGCGAAGTTCCGCGACCGCATGATGAACATGGTGTACGTGGGCGCGCTGGCCCAGGTGCTCGGCATCGAGATGGACGCCATCCTGGACTACCTGAACCGCAACTTCGCCGGCAAGGCGAAGGTCGTGGCGAGCAACTACGACATCGCCCGCGCGGCCTTCGAGTGGTGCGCGGCGAACGTGGTGAAGACCGATCCGTATTCCGTGCAGCGCATGAATGCCACCACTGGAAAAATTCTGATCGACGGCAACACCGCCGGAGCGCTGGGCGCCATCTACGGCGGCTGTACGGTCGTCGCGTGGTACCCGATCACGCCCGCCACCAGCCTTGCGGAAGGGCTGATCGAGTGGATGCCCAAGCTGCGCCGCGATCCGCACAGCGGCGCGAACACCTTCGCCATCGTGCAGTCCGAGGACGAGCTCGCCGCGATCGGGATGCTGGTCGGCGCGGGCTGGGCCGGTGCGCGGGCCATGACCAGCACGTCCGGCCCCGGCATCTCGCTGATGGCCGAGTTCGCCGGGTACGCTTACTTCACGGAAATTCCGCTGGTCGTGTGGAACATCCAGCGCATGGGTCCCAGCACCGGCCTGCCCACCCGCGTGTCGCAGGGCGACCTGCTGAGCACGTACTACCTGTCGCACGGGGACACGAAACACGTCGTGCTGCTGCCCGGCACGCCCGCCGAGTGCTTCGAGTTCGGCTGGCGCGCCTTCGACCTGGCCGAGGCCCTCCAGACGCCGGTGTTCGTGAACAGCGACCTCGACCTGGGCATGAATATCTGGATGTCCGAGCCCTTCGCGTACCCCGACCGGCCCATCCACCGCGGCAAGGTGCTACGTGCCGAGGACATCGTGGCGCTGGGCGGCAGCTTTGCCCGCTACCGCGATGAGGACGGCACCGGCGTCGGCCCGCGCACCCTGCCCGGCACGGACGCGCTGGGCGGCGCGTACTTCACGCGCGGCACCGGCCACACCGACGCCGCCACCTACAGCGAGCACCCGGAGGAATGGCTGAAGAACCTCCGCCGCCTCGACCGCAAGCACGAGCACGCCCGCAGCGTGGTGCCTGCCCCCGTGATCAGCGGCGGCGGCGCGCGGACCGGGCTGATCAACATGGGCAGCACCGAGCCCGGCATTGTCGAGGCCCGTGCCCTGCTCGACCGCGCCGGCCTGCGCACCGACGCCCTGCGCGTGCGTGCCCTGCCGTTCTGTCAGGACGTCCGCGCCTTCATCGAGGAACACGAGGAGGTCGTGGTGGTCGAGATGAACCAGCAGGGCCAGCTCGCCATTCTGCTGCGCACCGAGTACCCGGAGTTCGCCACGCGCATCCACTCGGTCGCCCACTGCGATGGCCTGCCACTCAGCGCGGCGTTCATCGCGGCCCGCGTGCAGGACGCCCTGACCGCCCCCCAGCCCGAGGAGGTGCCCGCATGACCGCGCCCGCCCGTCCGCCCGCCCTGAACAGCGCCGGCCTGAGCAAGACCGACTACAAGGGCCTGCCGAGCACGCTGTGTCCCGGCTGCGGGCACGACTCGATTTCCAGCCGCATCATCGACGCGGCCTTCCAGCTCGGCCTGCGGCCCCACAGCGTCATGAAACTCTCGGGCATCGGGTGCTCCAGCAAGAGCCCCGCGTACTTCCTGAACGCCGCGCACGGCATCAACACCGTCCACGGCCGGATGCCCAGCGTGGCGACCGGGGCCATGCTCGCGCAGCGCTGGCACACCGCCATCGGCGTGTCCGGCGACGGCGACACCGGCTCCATCGGCATCGGGCAGTTCAAGCACCTCGTGCGGCGCAACGTGCCCATGGTGTACATCATCGAGAACAACGGCGTGTACGGGCTGACCAAGGGGCAGTTCTCCGCCACCGCCGACGAGGGCCAGCACCTCAAATACATCGGCACCAACGAACTGCCGCCTCTGGATCTGTGTGCCGAGGCGATCATCGCCGGGGCCGGCTTCGTCGCGCGCTCCTTCGCCGGGGACGCCAAGCAGGTCACGGAACTCCTGAAGGCCGCCATCGCGTTCCGTGGCATGGCCGTGCTGGACATCGTGTCGCCGTGCGTGACCTTCAACAACCACGACGACAGCACCAAGAGCTACGCCTACGGCAAGGAACACGAGGTGCCGCTGCACGACATCACCTTCATTCCCGACTACGCCGAGATCATGGTGGACTACGACCCTGGCGACGTGATCAGCGTGCAACTCCACGACGGCGCCACCGTGCAGCTCCGCAAACTGGGCCGCGACTACGACCCCGCCAGCCGCCTGGGCGCCCTGGCCCTGCTGGAGAACTCCAAACACACCGGGGAACTCGTGACCGGCCTGCTGTACCTCGACCAGCGCCGCCCGACGCTGCCCGAAGCGCTGCACCTGCCGGAGCTGCCGCTGGCCCTGCTGCCCGAGGACCTGATCCGGCCGAGCCGGGAGAGTCTGGAAGGAGTGATGGCGGGGTTTGCGTGAGCCGCCCTACCCGAGAAACGACTCCACCTCGACCACGAAGCCGCCGGGCGCATTGAAGTAGAACGTCAGGCGGCCGTGGTTCTGCTGCGGTTCCGGCACGGCGTACCCGCCCGCCAGCAGCCGCTCACGCATGGCGTGCACCTGCTCGGGCGTGTCCTGCATGAATCCGATGTGGAAGGACTTCGGGTAATCCACGTCCTTCGCGCGGAACATCGACAGCAGGAAGCCGTCCTCGCCGTGCAGGAAGGCCATGTGTTCGTTGACGGGCATGTCCGAGCGGGAGAAGCCGAAATAGGTCTCGAACATCGCCACACAGGCGGGCACGTCGGTCACGCTGAGGTTGAGGTGGTTCAGGCGCATTTTCCCGTCATACCGCGCGCCCGGCCGGCATTCTGCACGCGGGCACGCAAAGGGCGCGAGAGTGAAGGCCGGCTCCACGTCACGTCCTGACATGGTGAAACCGGGCCGCACCACGCGCGTGGACACGCTCCGTACCATCGCCACATGGCTGACAAGACGCTGGCTCAACTGGCGAAGAAGATGCGGGGCCTCGACCTGTGCATGCTGACCACCGTGACGAGCTACGGACGCCTCGCGTCCCGCCCCATGAGCAATAACGGTGAGGTCGAGTACGACGGCACCAGCTACTTCTACACCTGGGCCGACTCGCGCGCGGCCCGCGATATCGAGAAGAACAAGCATGTGCAGCTGAACTTCCGCGCCGAGAAGTCGTTCCTGTTCGTCGCCGTGCAGGGTGAAGCGACGCTGACGGATGACCGAAGCGCCATGCAGGAGCACTGGCACAAGGAACTGGAACAGTGGTTTAAGGACGGTCTGGACACGCCGGGCCTGACCATGATCGAGGTCAAGGCCAAGCGCGTGAACTGGTGGGGCGAGGACGACGGAGAGATCGAGCTGTAAAGGCTACGGACGGTCTTTCCACACAGCTCCGAATTCCTCGGCCGTCCAGCCGACCAGATCCGACACCTGTCCGTCCCCGATTTCAACGACACGCCACACTCCGTCCGCACGCCTGGCGACGTCCACCGAATAGAACGGGGAGGGAATGCGCGCGGCCACGTCCTGAACGATGTCGGGTACGACTCCACCACCAGCGGCGAAGGCCTGACCGTCGCGAACGAAGTACCGGGTTTCGGACGTGGCGTCCAGCGCCTCAAAGCGGCGGACGCACACGCCGCCCTCAATCTGCCCCCGGAATTGTTCCATGCGGCCCATCAGCTCCCCGATCTGTTCGGGGCGGGTGATGACGCTTCCGGTGCCGGTCTTGAGGGACTTGACGAAATCCTTGACGAAGAAGGCCTCCCAGCCCAGCTCGGTCAGCTGTTCTTCCAGGCCGCTCAGCTCTCTGAAGCACACGGTCTCGGGCGTGAGGTCGCGCAGCAGGGGAAACCAGTTCGGGAGGTGGTGGGTGGACAGGTACGCGGCGGGCGAGGTGTGGAGCTGCGCCCCGGCAGCGCTGATGTCCGCCTCAAATGCAAGGTAGGCCGCACTGTCCAGCATCCAGCCGCGGTACAGCACGGACGCACCTTCCTCAAGCGCTGGTCGGAAACGGCGATCACCGTCGAACGTGAACGTCGAGACGCTCCAGCCGAGTGCCCGGAACATCTCCGCCTGGTCCGCGAAGGCCTCGTCCGGTTGCCGGGCGTTGAAATAGTCCGCTGGGAAAACGACGTGGAGGCCTTCAGCTCTCATGCTCGTCATGCTAAAGCGGCCAGCCCCGGGGACTGACCGCTTCCGAGCCGCGTTGGACCTAGACCGCGCCGACTTTCTTGGCGATGATGCCCTCGATGTACTTCACGACGCTGGCGAGCGGCACGCGCCCCAGCACGTCCTCCAGGAAGGCCGTGACGAGCATCTTCTCGGCCGTTTCCCGGCTGATGCCGCGCGAGCGGAGGAAGAACAGCGCTTCC
This region of Deinococcus metalli genomic DNA includes:
- a CDS encoding 2-oxoacid:acceptor oxidoreductase subunit alpha, with product MTQPAPRPAAPVRPVVNDFTINVATVNGSGSQTSNATLVDALFHMGIPVNAKNIFPSNIKGLPTWYSIRVSGDGYTARRDHAEVLVAFNAKTLDQDLRELPTGGVMFYPDHLKPSAPRDDVSMYPLPVNAIMKEQNVDAKFRDRMMNMVYVGALAQVLGIEMDAILDYLNRNFAGKAKVVASNYDIARAAFEWCAANVVKTDPYSVQRMNATTGKILIDGNTAGALGAIYGGCTVVAWYPITPATSLAEGLIEWMPKLRRDPHSGANTFAIVQSEDELAAIGMLVGAGWAGARAMTSTSGPGISLMAEFAGYAYFTEIPLVVWNIQRMGPSTGLPTRVSQGDLLSTYYLSHGDTKHVVLLPGTPAECFEFGWRAFDLAEALQTPVFVNSDLDLGMNIWMSEPFAYPDRPIHRGKVLRAEDIVALGGSFARYRDEDGTGVGPRTLPGTDALGGAYFTRGTGHTDAATYSEHPEEWLKNLRRLDRKHEHARSVVPAPVISGGGARTGLINMGSTEPGIVEARALLDRAGLRTDALRVRALPFCQDVRAFIEEHEEVVVVEMNQQGQLAILLRTEYPEFATRIHSVAHCDGLPLSAAFIAARVQDALTAPQPEEVPA
- a CDS encoding TMEM175 family protein; the protein is MMTKSRMEAFSDGVLAIIITIMVLELRVPEGHEWGEIAQLWPKVAAYVISFIYVGIYWNNHHHLMHTVRRVTGAVLWANLHLLFWLSLFPFVSGWAGETHFAREPMTAYGVVAIMAGAAYTILVRTIIAAGEQNHLLADAVGTDMKGNLSLAGYVIAIVAPLLGGWGVWVSGAALVAVALMWLIPDRRIERVLEHGAPEG
- a CDS encoding pyridoxamine 5'-phosphate oxidase family protein, producing the protein MADKTLAQLAKKMRGLDLCMLTTVTSYGRLASRPMSNNGEVEYDGTSYFYTWADSRAARDIEKNKHVQLNFRAEKSFLFVAVQGEATLTDDRSAMQEHWHKELEQWFKDGLDTPGLTMIEVKAKRVNWWGEDDGEIEL
- a CDS encoding VOC family protein gives rise to the protein MRLNHLNLSVTDVPACVAMFETYFGFSRSDMPVNEHMAFLHGEDGFLLSMFRAKDVDYPKSFHIGFMQDTPEQVHAMRERLLAGGYAVPEPQQNHGRLTFYFNAPGGFVVEVESFLG
- a CDS encoding HD domain-containing protein is translated as MTTLADHVAFLLACDRLKAVTRSTYLHDGSRPENSAEHSWHAALMAVTLAEHAPAGTDVNRVVRLLLVHDLVEIHAGNLHFAAPEAEHAAQAQAEEQAAHALYGLLPEAQRAEFHALRAEFEARATPEARFARALDALQPVLLTWGGDGLGCAAREPDLTAARVLRLKEGALRDFPALWTLAQDVVARAVASGTLPA
- a CDS encoding cupin domain-containing protein yields the protein MPAEELLLAPNGRVPNSALPVRVYRAALKDRSPERIGAHLAAREWTNSWQNGIYPYHHYHSTAHEVLVIARGHVTVTLGGEGGPHLALAAGDVLLLPAGTGHRRDSGSDDLLVVGAYAGGRAWDTCRPEQTDPDAARERTARVPLWTHEPAG
- a CDS encoding 2-oxoacid:ferredoxin oxidoreductase subunit beta → MTAPARPPALNSAGLSKTDYKGLPSTLCPGCGHDSISSRIIDAAFQLGLRPHSVMKLSGIGCSSKSPAYFLNAAHGINTVHGRMPSVATGAMLAQRWHTAIGVSGDGDTGSIGIGQFKHLVRRNVPMVYIIENNGVYGLTKGQFSATADEGQHLKYIGTNELPPLDLCAEAIIAGAGFVARSFAGDAKQVTELLKAAIAFRGMAVLDIVSPCVTFNNHDDSTKSYAYGKEHEVPLHDITFIPDYAEIMVDYDPGDVISVQLHDGATVQLRKLGRDYDPASRLGALALLENSKHTGELVTGLLYLDQRRPTLPEALHLPELPLALLPEDLIRPSRESLEGVMAGFA
- a CDS encoding ATP-grasp domain-containing protein, giving the protein MRAEGLHVVFPADYFNARQPDEAFADQAEMFRALGWSVSTFTFDGDRRFRPALEEGASVLYRGWMLDSAAYLAFEADISAAGAQLHTSPAAYLSTHHLPNWFPLLRDLTPETVCFRELSGLEEQLTELGWEAFFVKDFVKSLKTGTGSVITRPEQIGELMGRMEQFRGQIEGGVCVRRFEALDATSETRYFVRDGQAFAAGGGVVPDIVQDVAARIPSPFYSVDVARRADGVWRVVEIGDGQVSDLVGWTAEEFGAVWKDRP